From one Spiroplasma endosymbiont of Lasioglossum villosulum genomic stretch:
- the rplQ gene encoding 50S ribosomal protein L17: MSYINDIGRNSAKVDAEIRNLASELIVHGKLVLLEKRAKRLQTFIEPLVTLAKRGDLHSRRMAIAKLRKITTKEHPKDGVIPTLFGNIAERYKDRKGGYTKLIKVDNRTGDNAPMVLITFV; the protein is encoded by the coding sequence ATGTCATATATTAACGATATCGGAAGAAATAGTGCTAAAGTAGATGCTGAAATCCGTAATTTAGCAAGTGAATTAATTGTTCATGGAAAATTAGTTTTGTTAGAAAAAAGAGCAAAAAGATTACAAACATTTATTGAACCTTTAGTAACATTAGCTAAACGTGGTGATTTGCATTCAAGAAGAATGGCAATTGCTAAATTACGTAAAATTACAACTAAAGAGCATCCAAAGGATGGTGTTATTCCAACATTATTTGGCAATATTGCTGAAAGATATAAAGACCGTAAAGGTGGATATACAAAGTTAATTAAAGTAGATAATAGAACTGGTGATAATGCACCAATGGTATTAATTACTTTTGTTTAG
- the rpsK gene encoding 30S ribosomal protein S11, whose product MNIKTTVKKKIKVNPNFIKAKAFIKASFNNTIVTITDLNGNVISWSSAGAVGFKGTRKSTPHSAQLAAEAAGKTAMEHGVKILSVFVNGTGPGREPSIRSLQAVGFEIKDLNDVTPIPHNGCRPPKKPRK is encoded by the coding sequence ATGAATATAAAAACAACAGTAAAGAAAAAAATTAAAGTTAATCCTAATTTTATTAAAGCAAAAGCATTTATTAAAGCAAGTTTTAATAATACTATTGTTACTATTACTGATCTTAATGGTAATGTTATTTCTTGATCAAGTGCTGGAGCAGTAGGTTTCAAAGGAACTCGTAAATCAACTCCTCACTCAGCACAGTTAGCAGCTGAAGCTGCAGGTAAAACTGCTATGGAACACGGAGTTAAAATTTTAAGTGTTTTTGTTAATGGAACAGGACCAGGAAGAGAACCATCAATTCGTAGTTTACAAGCAGTAGGTTTTGAAATCAAAGATTTAAATGATGTGACACCAATCCCTCATAATGGTTGTCGTCCACCAAAAAAACCAAGAAAATAA
- a CDS encoding DNA-directed RNA polymerase subunit alpha encodes MEQQFLKPKFSLNSENSAINYSEFIVSQLERGYGTTLANALRRTLLSSVPGISVYAIRISGVSHEFTAVKGVIENVSEIILNVKDLVLAFDGDIQKDKKIANLKISITGEQDITAGDIICPTDVRVVNPELIIARTTSRNVLFEMELMVKKSRGYSSFEENKKEIANSSGIIAIDSNFSPVEKVDYKIEPVTKTLKGIEYEKLILGVQTNGSVKAASAIAMAAKILMSHIEFFVNLDDNVKNFEVISITNEQENNDLNKALEELNLTVRSYNCLKRDGYKTLGDIVSKSLDEIKQIKHLGSKSIKEIEDCVSKHNLEFSIKN; translated from the coding sequence ATGGAACAACAATTTTTAAAACCAAAATTTAGTTTAAACAGTGAAAATAGTGCTATTAATTACAGTGAATTTATTGTGAGTCAATTAGAACGTGGTTATGGAACAACTTTAGCTAATGCCTTAAGAAGAACATTATTATCTTCAGTACCAGGTATTTCTGTATATGCAATTAGAATAAGTGGTGTATCTCATGAATTTACTGCAGTTAAAGGTGTAATTGAAAATGTTTCTGAAATAATTTTAAATGTTAAGGACTTAGTTTTAGCCTTTGATGGTGATATTCAAAAGGACAAAAAAATTGCTAATTTAAAAATTAGTATTACTGGTGAACAAGATATTACTGCTGGAGATATTATTTGTCCAACTGATGTTAGAGTAGTTAATCCAGAATTAATTATTGCTCGAACAACTTCAAGAAATGTTCTTTTTGAAATGGAATTAATGGTAAAGAAATCTCGTGGTTATTCTTCATTTGAGGAAAATAAAAAAGAAATTGCTAATAGTTCAGGCATTATTGCTATTGATTCAAACTTTTCACCCGTTGAAAAAGTTGATTATAAAATTGAACCTGTAACTAAAACATTAAAAGGTATTGAATATGAAAAATTAATTCTTGGTGTACAAACTAATGGTTCAGTTAAAGCAGCATCAGCTATTGCAATGGCAGCTAAAATTTTAATGAGTCATATTGAATTTTTTGTTAATTTAGATGATAATGTTAAAAACTTTGAAGTTATTTCAATTACTAATGAGCAAGAAAATAATGATTTAAACAAAGCCTTAGAAGAATTGAATTTAACTGTTCGTTCATACAATTGTTTAAAACGTGATGGTTATAAAACTTTGGGTGATATTGTAAGTAAAAGTTTAGATGAAATTAAACAAATTAAACATTTAGGTTCAAAATCAATTAAAGAAATTGAAGATTGTGTATCAAAACATAATTTAGAGTTTTCTATTAAAAACTAA